ATGGGCGCTGGTTTCGGCGGCGACGGCGCGGGCGATCAGCGTTTTGCCGCAACCAGGCGGCCCGTGAAGCAGTACGCCCTTCGGCGGATCGATGCCCAGGCGAGCGAAGACCTCCGGGTGGCGCAGGGGCAGTTCGATCATCTCGCGGATGCGGCGCAGTTCGCGACCCAGGCCGCCGATGTCTTCGTAGGTGATCGCGCCCGGGGCGGCGGCGGAGCGCTCGCCGCCCAGGACGATCTCCGTTGCGGCGCCGATCAGCGCAGGGCCGGAAGGCTGGATTTCGGCGACTGTAAAGTTCTGGGCGCGCGATCCAAAGAGGGTGACCCGCACCCGGTCGCCGGCGAGCACCGGCAACCCGTCGAGCAGGCGCGCCAGGTGCGAGGCCAGGCCGCCCGGCAGCGGCCCGTCTTCGGCCACAAGGGTCACGCGGCGCGCCGGGGCCACAGCGACCCGCTCGATGCGCACGCGCTCACCCAGCGCAACCCCGGCATTGGCGCGCATGATCCCGTCCATCTGGGCCAGACCCTGGCCACGCTGTTCGGTGTAGGTCGGCATCAGCCGGCCCAGGGTGGCGCGCGCGCCGCTGATGCGCACCACGTCGCCGATGGCGGCGCCCAGCCGGGCGATTGTCTGCGGGTCTATGCGGATCAGGCCCCGCCCGACGTCCTTCGCCGGGGCCTCGGCGACACGAAGTTCGACCACCGCAGGAGAAGGCTCCATGTCAATGCTTTCCTTCTTCCGGGTGCTGGCAGGTACAGAACGTTGCGTCACACCTGACGCCGCGCACGCACGCTAGGCCCGTGGCTGATCGGGACGCCGCTGTACCACAATCTAAAATCTAAAATCTAAAATCCCAAATCCGAAGCGCTACGCCCGCGCCTCGAGCCGTTCTTCGAGGCGGGCCAGACGCTCGTGCAGCAGCCGGTTCTCGGCCTCCAGTTCGCGGGCGCGGGTGGAGAGCAAGGGGTCGCTCTCCCACCAGTTGATGCCCATCTCGGCAGCCTTATCCACCGAGGCGATCAGCAGGCGCACCTTGATGCTCAGCAGCTCGACGCCCACCAGCGCAATCGAAATGTCGCCAGCGACGACGATGCCCTTGTCAAGGACCCGTTCGAGAATGTCGGCCAGATTGGTGGACTGGGTGGCGTGCTGAAGGGTATAGTTGGCCATGGAACCATACCTCTACTGCTTGACCTGGCCGCGGTAGTAGCGGTTAGTGCGCAGAAAACTCATCAGATTGCCCTCGGTGTCGAGGTGAACCTGGTACGTCGCCAGAACATCGTTGCTGTCGGGAATGCGTTTCATCTCCAGCAGTTCCAGATCGAGCATCCAGCCGTTGCCGTCGCGCAAGACGCGCGAAACGGTGTCGACGGGCATCCCTGTGAGCGCGGCGATCTGCTCACGGGCGACGTTTACAATCGTGGCGACGTTCAGATTTCCAGGCATGGACAGCTCCAGTCTCTATCACGTCTGCTCGCGCAGATGGCGCAATTGCTCCAGCAAGGCCGTTTCGGCGGCTTCGTACTCTTCCTCGCTGATCTGGCCGAGATCAAGTTGCAATTCGAGCTCGGTGAGTTGCCGGCGGATCCGTTCGGGATCGTACAACTCGCGCCGGGCCTGGTCGTGCAGTTGCTCGGCCACCCAGAGGAGGCCGCGCAACGGCCCGGTCAGCGGAAAGGTGAGCAGGGAACCCAGCGGACCCATAGGATGCTCCGGACGCTACCGCCACTGGATGGCGATCGAAACGAAGTTGTACGGCGGCACCGGACCGACGTACTTGAACATGAACTGGTCCTCGAAGCGTTCGCCGAACTGCCGGACGACCTCGTCAAACTCGGCCTCGTGCTCGCGTTCGACCAGGAAGGCGGCGTTGAGCACCATGCGGTCGGCGCGGACGGGAAGCGTCACGGTTGCGACGGCGAGCGGTCGCAATGCGGAGAGGAACAGCTCCGCGTCGTGGTCGCGGCGAGCGTTAAGGGCATGCTCGACCATCTCGCCGAGACGAATGCGCTCGTAGTATGTGCTCTCGAACGACCGCCCGCTGAGCGAGTCGCGCAGGGCCTTGATTGCCGGGTTCTCGTCGGCAATGCGGCGCAGCATGTCCTCAGCGGTCCAGAATACCTTCAGGCCCAGTTCGATACGGTTGCACAGGCCATCGAGCTGGACGCGCAGGTGGTCATAATGGCGCGCCAGCAGTTGCTCGCGGACGGTACCCACATCCG
Above is a window of Chloroflexaceae bacterium DNA encoding:
- a CDS encoding gas vesicle protein — encoded protein: MANYTLQHATQSTNLADILERVLDKGIVVAGDISIALVGVELLSIKVRLLIASVDKAAEMGINWWESDPLLSTRARELEAENRLLHERLARLEERLEARA
- a CDS encoding gas vesicle protein, with amino-acid sequence MPGNLNVATIVNVAREQIAALTGMPVDTVSRVLRDGNGWMLDLELLEMKRIPDSNDVLATYQVHLDTEGNLMSFLRTNRYYRGQVKQ
- a CDS encoding gas vesicle protein GvpG, translated to MGPLGSLLTFPLTGPLRGLLWVAEQLHDQARRELYDPERIRRQLTELELQLDLGQISEEEYEAAETALLEQLRHLREQT
- a CDS encoding GvpL/GvpF family gas vesicle protein; the encoded protein is MTAIGRYLYGIIPCGEVRSFDVQGIHEQGREVYTIPYRDLAAVVSDSPQEAYDSTRRHMLAHTRVLEALMREYSVLPIRFGVVAPDVGTVREQLLARHYDHLRVQLDGLCNRIELGLKVFWTAEDMLRRIADENPAIKALRDSLSGRSFESTYYERIRLGEMVEHALNARRDHDAELFLSALRPLAVATVTLPVRADRMVLNAAFLVEREHEAEFDEVVRQFGERFEDQFMFKYVGPVPPYNFVSIAIQWR